A single region of the Paramicrobacterium fandaimingii genome encodes:
- a CDS encoding ABC transporter permease — protein sequence MSTVEAAPGTSARRSRRSGRGLRKFALGAAGIVGFLGIWQLVPALGLMNPQYFPYATDVMGQLGTEFRDLEFWRNVGRTMTAWGIGLMIAVVLATVLGTVIGLVGFLRRATHSTVEFLRPIPSVALIPLAILVYGIQLQAALVIIVFASFWQVFVQVLYGVADIDAVARDTARSFGLSRWSRFLHLIFPTSLPYLMTGIRLAATVALILAITAEMTIGNPGLGNSIIVARSAGDWVRVYALVVVTGLLGLVVNLIFRVIERRSLSWHQSVRGDEVL from the coding sequence ATGTCCACTGTTGAAGCCGCGCCGGGCACCAGCGCTCGCCGCTCCAGACGCTCAGGACGGGGACTCCGAAAGTTCGCGTTGGGCGCAGCCGGAATTGTCGGATTCCTTGGCATCTGGCAATTAGTGCCAGCTCTCGGCCTGATGAATCCGCAGTACTTCCCCTATGCAACAGACGTCATGGGGCAGCTTGGCACCGAATTTCGCGATCTTGAGTTCTGGCGCAACGTCGGTCGCACGATGACCGCGTGGGGCATCGGTCTGATGATCGCCGTTGTGCTCGCGACTGTGCTCGGCACGGTCATCGGCCTCGTGGGGTTTCTGCGTCGCGCGACGCACTCCACTGTCGAATTCCTTCGTCCGATCCCGTCCGTCGCGCTCATTCCACTGGCGATTCTCGTGTACGGCATTCAGCTCCAGGCCGCCCTTGTGATTATCGTGTTCGCCAGTTTCTGGCAGGTGTTCGTTCAGGTGCTCTACGGCGTCGCAGACATTGACGCGGTTGCCCGCGACACCGCTCGCAGCTTCGGTTTGTCGCGCTGGTCGCGCTTTCTCCACCTGATCTTTCCGACCTCGCTCCCGTATCTCATGACGGGAATCCGCCTCGCCGCGACTGTCGCGCTGATCCTCGCCATCACAGCTGAGATGACAATCGGCAACCCCGGGCTCGGCAATAGCATCATCGTTGCCAGGTCGGCGGGCGATTGGGTCAGAGTCTATGCGCTGGTGGTTGTGACGGGGCTTCTGGGCCTCGTCGTCAACCTCATATTTCGCGTGATCGAACGTCGCTCGCTGAGCTGGCATCAGTCGGTGCGAGGAGACGAGGTACTGTGA
- the menE gene encoding o-succinylbenzoate--CoA ligase, with protein sequence MHHHGLGTWMAKRRLKSPEKTALIYGDGERLTYRELADLADAASTMLSRRGIRKGDPVAYLGENSPEFLTVLFGAAQIGAVFVPVNTRLAPPEVAHVLSDSGARMLIHDADFAERLVPVIAETQIDHVIQTGAGDHSHPGLAAVLAQIQVDDVRIVNDVDDPAAIIYTSGTTGKPKGAVLTHDNLTWVSMNCIVDYDVVSSDVALMISPLFHVASLGMGALPVILKGATLVLEKGFDPGRALAQIERNGITMLSGVPTTYQLMADHPNWASTDISTLAKLTCGGSAVPTRILDAFEQRGLSFSQGYGMTETSPGATSLSPAKTREKQGSVGLPHFFTEVRIADASGAIVGQGTVGEIEIAGPNVFSGYHGLPEATAAAFSTDGWFRSGDLGYLDDEGYLYIADRLKDMIISGSENIYPAEIENHLYSIDGVTGAAVIGVPDDKWGEVPLAILTVRKDASIDTASVRRHLESKLARYKLPKNVVFVTELPRTASGKVRKADLRAQYAT encoded by the coding sequence ATGCACCACCACGGACTCGGAACCTGGATGGCCAAGCGGCGTCTGAAATCACCAGAGAAAACGGCTCTCATCTATGGTGACGGCGAGCGCCTCACCTACCGTGAGCTTGCCGATCTCGCCGACGCAGCATCGACGATGCTGTCACGCCGGGGCATCCGCAAAGGCGATCCCGTGGCATACCTTGGTGAGAACAGTCCCGAGTTTCTGACGGTGCTCTTCGGAGCGGCGCAGATCGGCGCCGTGTTCGTACCGGTGAACACGCGCCTCGCACCTCCGGAGGTCGCTCATGTGCTCTCTGATTCCGGCGCCCGGATGCTCATTCATGACGCCGATTTCGCCGAGCGCCTTGTGCCGGTGATCGCCGAGACCCAGATCGACCACGTCATTCAGACCGGGGCAGGAGACCACAGCCACCCCGGGCTGGCAGCGGTGCTTGCCCAGATTCAGGTCGACGACGTCAGAATCGTCAACGACGTCGACGACCCGGCAGCGATCATCTACACGTCGGGAACGACGGGGAAGCCGAAGGGCGCCGTGCTCACCCACGACAATCTGACGTGGGTGAGCATGAACTGCATCGTCGACTACGACGTCGTCTCCAGCGATGTCGCACTCATGATCTCGCCTCTCTTCCACGTCGCTTCGCTCGGCATGGGTGCCCTTCCGGTGATCCTCAAAGGGGCGACTCTCGTGCTCGAGAAGGGTTTCGACCCCGGGCGCGCGCTCGCGCAGATCGAGCGCAACGGCATTACGATGCTCTCGGGCGTGCCGACGACCTACCAGCTCATGGCAGACCACCCGAATTGGGCCTCGACCGACATCTCGACGCTCGCAAAGCTCACCTGCGGCGGCTCCGCCGTGCCGACCCGCATCCTCGATGCGTTTGAGCAGCGCGGCCTGTCGTTTTCGCAGGGCTACGGAATGACTGAGACCTCGCCGGGTGCGACGTCGTTGTCGCCGGCAAAGACGCGAGAGAAGCAGGGCAGCGTTGGGCTCCCGCACTTCTTCACCGAGGTGCGGATCGCCGATGCGAGTGGGGCGATCGTGGGCCAAGGAACGGTCGGCGAGATCGAGATTGCCGGCCCGAACGTCTTCTCCGGCTACCACGGTCTGCCCGAGGCGACGGCAGCCGCGTTCTCCACCGATGGCTGGTTCCGCTCCGGAGATCTGGGTTACCTCGATGACGAGGGGTACCTCTATATCGCCGACCGTTTGAAAGACATGATCATCTCGGGCAGCGAGAACATCTATCCGGCAGAGATCGAGAATCACCTGTACAGCATCGACGGAGTCACGGGTGCCGCCGTGATCGGTGTTCCCGACGACAAATGGGGCGAGGTTCCCTTGGCGATCCTCACCGTGCGAAAGGACGCCTCCATCGACACCGCCTCGGTGCGCCGCCACCTCGAGAGCAAACTCGCCCGGTACAAGCTGCCGAAGAACGTGGTGTTCGTCACTGAGCTTCCCCGCACCGCCTCAGGCAAGGTTCGCAAAGCTGACCTGCGGGCGCAGTACGCGACATAG
- a CDS encoding ABC transporter ATP-binding protein, translating into MPDTLLAVEHLKKVYESSTGDVEAIGDISFSMGAGELVCIVGPSGCGKTTLLKCIAGLLSPTEGTVTLGGSRVTGPPPNMALVFQEYGRSLYPWLTVRGNVELPLKHRNLSRSDRDQLIDDALSAVGLEHAHKSYPWQLSGGMQQRVAIARAVAYQPEVLIMDEPFAAVDAQTRADLEDLVRGLHQERGMSILFVTHDIDESVYLGERVIVLSKSPTWVQEDLTIDLAPERDQITTRALPRFTALRTHVYEQIQRAKLGEATRQQL; encoded by the coding sequence GTGCCTGACACACTGCTTGCCGTCGAGCACCTCAAGAAGGTGTATGAATCATCCACCGGCGACGTTGAGGCGATCGGCGACATCAGCTTCTCAATGGGCGCGGGCGAACTTGTCTGCATCGTTGGTCCATCTGGATGTGGAAAGACGACGCTGCTGAAGTGCATCGCCGGCTTGCTCAGTCCAACGGAGGGAACGGTCACGTTGGGCGGGAGCCGCGTGACGGGGCCACCGCCGAATATGGCTCTGGTGTTCCAGGAGTACGGACGCAGCCTTTATCCGTGGCTGACGGTGCGCGGCAACGTCGAGCTGCCCCTCAAACATCGCAACCTCTCACGCAGCGATCGCGATCAGCTCATTGACGACGCATTGTCGGCAGTCGGACTAGAGCACGCGCACAAGAGCTATCCGTGGCAGCTCTCCGGTGGCATGCAGCAGCGCGTCGCCATCGCGCGAGCTGTGGCGTACCAGCCCGAGGTGCTCATCATGGACGAGCCGTTCGCCGCCGTCGATGCGCAGACTCGCGCTGATCTCGAAGACCTTGTGCGGGGCCTGCATCAGGAGCGCGGCATGTCGATTCTCTTCGTGACGCACGACATCGACGAGTCGGTCTATCTGGGAGAGCGTGTGATCGTGCTCTCGAAATCGCCGACGTGGGTGCAAGAAGATCTCACGATTGACCTCGCCCCAGAGCGTGACCAGATCACCACTCGGGCCCTGCCGCGATTCACTGCGCTGCGCACGCACGTCTATGAGCAGATTCAGCGAGCGAAGCTCGGCGAAGCCACCAGGCAGCAATTATGA
- a CDS encoding methylenetetrahydrofolate reductase, with translation MSHSKPARNPDAALTLVNGFSLEMTGKDVPGLEEARNAIPAGTKINVTFLGNEDLEMRISAAKAVREMGFIPVPHISARRLSSQSQLEDFLGRLHDVGASEHVFAVGGDPAEPEGPYPDSLSVIRSGLLSQYGVREVSIAGYPEGHPDIDDDVLWRHLDDKSAALKEQGLQAVILTQFGFDTEPVMTWIKNVRARGIDTQIRVGTPGPAGVKRLLGFARRFGIGANAMIVKKYGFSLTNLMGTAGPDTFVSDLASLLSQEPTAGEVSLHFYTFGGLKATADWANEYTTDRS, from the coding sequence GTGTCACACTCGAAGCCAGCACGTAATCCAGATGCTGCTCTCACGCTCGTGAATGGTTTTTCCCTGGAGATGACGGGAAAAGATGTTCCCGGCTTGGAAGAAGCCCGGAATGCCATCCCCGCGGGAACGAAGATCAATGTCACGTTCCTCGGAAATGAAGACCTGGAGATGCGCATATCTGCGGCCAAAGCGGTGCGCGAGATGGGGTTCATACCTGTACCGCACATCTCAGCACGTCGCCTCTCGTCCCAGAGCCAGCTCGAGGACTTTCTCGGCCGCCTTCACGACGTCGGCGCTTCTGAGCACGTCTTCGCCGTCGGAGGCGATCCTGCCGAACCAGAAGGGCCCTACCCCGATTCGCTGTCGGTGATCCGCAGCGGGCTGCTGTCGCAATACGGGGTGCGCGAGGTATCGATCGCGGGGTACCCGGAAGGACACCCCGACATCGACGACGACGTGCTGTGGCGGCACCTCGACGACAAATCCGCCGCGCTGAAAGAGCAGGGTCTGCAGGCAGTGATCCTCACGCAGTTCGGGTTCGATACCGAACCTGTGATGACGTGGATCAAGAACGTCCGCGCCCGAGGCATCGATACGCAGATCCGCGTCGGAACACCCGGGCCCGCAGGGGTCAAGCGACTACTCGGGTTCGCACGTCGCTTCGGCATTGGCGCAAATGCAATGATCGTCAAAAAGTACGGCTTCTCCCTGACGAACCTGATGGGAACAGCCGGCCCCGATACCTTCGTCTCCGACCTCGCGAGCCTCCTCTCGCAGGAGCCGACGGCGGGAGAGGTGAGCCTGCACTTCTATACGTTCGGCGGGCTGAAGGCCA
- a CDS encoding PaaX family transcriptional regulator: MRTRPAKRLLLALLGEFVLDRELDRVRAGALLPILEGAGIAAPTARATLDRMAVRGLLDRKRSGREVEFSLTDEVRDILREGGQRVNRDFPFKPQGAGWTLVTFSVSEGHRTVRHRLRAVLTWEGFAPLRDGLWIAPGEVDMAATLEPLRDDLPPRSVAAFRAREIDDFPLADAVRDAWDLDAIRAEHELFLETWGHANATDGAQSAVSARIMLVADWIALLRADPRLPVEYLGADWPAAQSLACYRARHTELASRAESEFAQLVPVGEHTTVG; the protein is encoded by the coding sequence ATGCGCACGCGACCAGCTAAGAGGCTTCTTCTCGCGTTGCTCGGTGAGTTCGTGCTCGACAGGGAGCTCGATCGAGTTCGTGCCGGGGCCCTCTTGCCGATACTCGAGGGCGCAGGCATCGCGGCGCCGACCGCGCGAGCAACGTTGGATCGCATGGCCGTACGCGGCCTGCTCGATCGCAAGCGATCGGGCCGAGAGGTCGAGTTCTCGCTCACAGATGAAGTGCGCGACATTTTGCGCGAGGGTGGTCAACGCGTCAATCGAGACTTTCCCTTCAAGCCACAAGGGGCGGGGTGGACGCTTGTTACCTTCTCTGTCTCCGAGGGGCATCGGACGGTACGCCACCGCCTCCGTGCGGTGCTGACGTGGGAGGGCTTCGCGCCGCTGCGGGATGGACTGTGGATCGCACCGGGAGAGGTGGACATGGCGGCCACCCTCGAACCGCTTCGCGACGATCTTCCGCCGCGTTCCGTTGCTGCTTTCCGTGCCCGAGAGATCGACGATTTCCCCTTGGCTGATGCCGTGCGAGATGCGTGGGATCTCGATGCGATCCGCGCCGAGCACGAGCTGTTCCTCGAGACGTGGGGGCACGCCAACGCCACAGATGGTGCCCAGAGTGCCGTGTCGGCACGGATCATGCTTGTGGCCGACTGGATTGCACTGCTCCGTGCGGATCCGCGTCTTCCGGTCGAATATCTGGGTGCCGATTGGCCTGCGGCGCAGTCGCTCGCCTGTTATCGAGCGCGCCACACAGAACTCGCCTCCCGTGCGGAGTCTGAGTTTGCTCAGCTGGTGCCCGTCGGAGAGCACACGACGGTCGGATGA
- a CDS encoding ABC transporter permease encodes MSLYTSRIVMPKRRSRIWVTFSSNIAYGLGLPIVLLVIWGIWSTFASAVYFPDPLTIGRAFVQTWIGPAFFEDVLPSFTRLVFGTLASVVVGIIAGTLIGLVRWLRELLEPLMEFFRAIPPPVLIPIIAILLGPTDAMKITVIVLGAVWPILLNTIDGVRATDSVMTETARSYSLTRAQRVRYLVLPAASPRIMTGVRQAIAIALILMVISEMFASSSGLGYRIVYFQRNYLIDQMWSGILLLGLIGVLLAAVFGFVERRVLRWYHGIKEVESA; translated from the coding sequence GTGAGCCTGTATACATCCCGCATCGTCATGCCGAAGCGCAGGTCTCGCATTTGGGTGACGTTCAGCAGCAATATCGCGTACGGCCTCGGTCTGCCGATTGTGCTGCTGGTGATCTGGGGCATCTGGTCCACATTTGCATCGGCCGTCTACTTCCCCGATCCGCTGACCATCGGACGGGCCTTCGTGCAGACCTGGATCGGTCCGGCGTTCTTCGAAGACGTGCTTCCCAGCTTCACGCGCCTTGTGTTCGGCACCCTCGCCTCCGTCGTCGTGGGAATCATCGCCGGAACGCTCATCGGGCTCGTGCGGTGGTTGCGAGAGCTTCTCGAGCCCCTGATGGAGTTCTTTCGCGCAATCCCGCCCCCTGTGCTGATTCCGATCATCGCGATCCTTCTGGGACCAACGGACGCGATGAAGATCACGGTTATCGTTCTCGGTGCCGTCTGGCCGATTCTGCTGAACACCATCGATGGTGTGCGTGCAACGGATTCGGTCATGACCGAGACGGCGCGCTCGTACTCTCTCACCAGAGCGCAGCGCGTGCGATATCTCGTGCTTCCGGCGGCAAGTCCTCGCATTATGACGGGCGTGCGTCAGGCGATTGCCATCGCGCTGATTCTGATGGTGATCTCGGAGATGTTCGCGTCGTCGTCTGGACTTGGCTATCGAATCGTCTATTTTCAGAGAAACTATCTGATCGACCAGATGTGGAGCGGAATTCTGCTTCTCGGGCTGATCGGCGTGCTGCTGGCGGCGGTCTTCGGATTCGTCGAGCGGCGAGTTCTACGGTGGTACCACGGAATCAAGGAGGTGGAGAGTGCCTGA
- a CDS encoding MaoC family dehydratase: MTTIAAYGDAAGLAGTDLGYTEWLEVTQDRVNLFADSTDDHQWIHVDPVRAQDGPFGGAIAHGFLSLSLTVRFWSELFDLTDVTTKVNYGLDKVRFVSPVKVGARVRMTAVIAEVTEVRGGYQFAVDQTIEIDGGEKPAVVARGLYRFYA; encoded by the coding sequence ATGACGACAATCGCCGCATATGGTGACGCCGCAGGGCTCGCCGGAACAGACCTTGGCTACACGGAGTGGCTCGAGGTCACGCAAGACCGGGTGAATCTCTTCGCCGATTCCACCGACGATCACCAGTGGATTCACGTCGACCCCGTCCGCGCACAGGATGGCCCGTTCGGCGGCGCGATCGCCCACGGCTTTCTTTCGCTGTCACTGACCGTCAGGTTCTGGTCTGAGCTGTTCGACCTGACCGACGTCACGACGAAGGTGAATTACGGCCTCGACAAGGTTCGTTTCGTCTCTCCGGTGAAAGTCGGTGCGCGTGTGCGCATGACGGCAGTGATCGCCGAGGTCACCGAGGTGCGCGGCGGCTATCAATTCGCCGTCGACCAGACAATCGAGATCGACGGCGGCGAAAAGCCGGCCGTCGTCGCTCGAGGGCTCTATCGCTTCTACGCCTGA
- a CDS encoding ABC transporter substrate-binding protein, translated as MRTIRIAALPIAETGALWGAMDAGIFAEHNLEVEVVPAQGGALAIPALLSGDIEIAIGQPFGPFRADLQGLDVVMIGDYANSLPEGGDVNAVVSLGDSGIESPADLAGKRVAVNSLGAAGDLTIMKTVEDDGGDSSTIEFVEVAFPDAQAQLEAGNIDAAWVPDPFMSQIEGAGGNIVVFPYQATIPGLSLLTSITTQDLIDSDPELIADYSAAMTEALEWADANEDGVRAAIVENMGIPEEAAAGITLPKFTSELNIENLQKLADMAVEFGVLDAVPDFERLIQQQ; from the coding sequence ATGCGCACAATCCGCATCGCCGCACTCCCCATCGCTGAAACCGGTGCCCTCTGGGGAGCGATGGACGCTGGCATCTTCGCCGAGCACAACCTCGAAGTCGAGGTCGTTCCCGCGCAGGGTGGTGCTCTCGCCATCCCAGCGCTGCTCAGCGGTGACATCGAGATCGCCATCGGGCAGCCGTTCGGTCCGTTCCGTGCCGACCTTCAAGGGCTCGACGTTGTGATGATCGGAGACTACGCGAACAGCCTTCCGGAGGGTGGCGATGTCAATGCCGTTGTCTCGCTTGGCGACTCTGGAATCGAGTCTCCTGCTGACCTCGCAGGGAAGCGTGTCGCAGTAAACAGTCTGGGAGCAGCTGGCGACCTCACGATTATGAAGACCGTTGAGGACGACGGCGGAGACTCGTCAACCATCGAGTTCGTCGAGGTAGCGTTCCCCGACGCGCAAGCACAGCTTGAGGCCGGCAACATCGATGCCGCGTGGGTGCCAGACCCCTTCATGTCACAGATTGAGGGCGCTGGAGGAAACATCGTCGTCTTTCCCTACCAGGCCACAATCCCGGGTCTTTCGCTGCTGACGAGCATCACGACGCAGGATCTCATCGACTCCGACCCCGAACTCATTGCTGACTACTCTGCAGCGATGACGGAAGCTCTGGAGTGGGCCGATGCCAATGAAGACGGCGTCCGCGCCGCCATCGTCGAAAACATGGGCATTCCCGAAGAGGCTGCGGCTGGCATCACGCTGCCGAAGTTCACGTCGGAGCTCAACATCGAGAATCTCCAGAAGCTGGCAGATATGGCTGTCGAGTTCGGTGTGCTTGACGCCGTGCCCGACTTCGAACGACTGATTCAGCAGCAGTAA
- a CDS encoding DUF3237 domain-containing protein yields MIPQPPPTALDKIFTARVTVGAVDDYGQTRAGHRRIVSILGGRLSQGIDAEVLAGGADWQIVHTDGTIEIDTRYSARTDNGELLHVRTRGMRTGSPGVLEALLAGESVPASDYYFRLVVTIETAAPTLAYLQNSLLVGAAARGADDVVYDAYRVR; encoded by the coding sequence ATGATCCCGCAGCCCCCACCAACAGCTCTCGACAAGATCTTCACCGCCCGCGTCACCGTGGGGGCGGTCGATGACTATGGGCAGACACGCGCGGGGCACCGCCGGATCGTCTCGATTCTCGGCGGACGCCTGTCGCAGGGAATCGACGCCGAGGTGCTCGCCGGGGGCGCTGACTGGCAGATTGTGCACACCGACGGCACGATCGAGATTGACACGAGATATTCGGCCCGCACCGACAATGGCGAGCTTCTTCACGTTCGCACGCGAGGCATGCGCACGGGATCGCCAGGCGTTCTCGAGGCACTCCTCGCCGGTGAGTCGGTGCCAGCGAGTGACTACTATTTTCGCCTCGTCGTCACGATCGAGACGGCGGCCCCGACGCTCGCCTATCTGCAGAATTCACTGCTGGTCGGCGCGGCTGCGCGCGGCGCCGACGACGTCGTCTACGACGCGTATCGCGTGCGCTGA